The nucleotide sequence GCTTCAAAATGATATTAATTAAGAAATTGTGGTGTACTGAAAAGAAGGTGTTTGATTTTAATTTTACTGTTTGCAATTATTGGAAAATTGTAGTACAATAAAAGACAATGTATAAGTCTATAGAGTATCTTGCATGACAGGAGGAGAATATGAAACAGCATATTTTTCTTTCCTCGCCCCACATGAGCGAAGAAGGGTATGAACAGGAGTTTATAAAGGAAGCATTTGATACCAACTGGATCGCACCTCTTGGCAGGAATGTAACAGAGTTTGAAAAAGAAATGACAGCAAAACTGGGAGCCGGGAAAGCAGTAGCTCTTTCCGCAGGGACAGCTGCCATACATATGGCGTTAAAAGCAATTGGAGTAAGTCAGGGTGATATTGTATTTTGTCAGTCCCTGACTTTTTCTGCCACTGCAAATCCCATTGTTTATGAGAAAGCGACCCCGGTGTTTATAGACAGTGATAAGGAAACCTGGAATATGGATCCGAAGGCTCTGGAACTTGCATTTGAAAAATATGAGAAGCAGGGACAGCGGCCGAAAGCAGTTCTTGTGGTACATTTATATGGTATCTGTGCCCATATTGAAGAGATTGTGGAGATATGCCAGAGATATCAGGTTCCATTAATTGAAGATGCGGCCGAAAGTCTGGGAACCACATATCATGGGAAATATACGGGAACTTTCGGAGATTATGGAATTATCAGTTTTAACGGGAATAAAATTATAACAAGTTCCGGCGGGGGTATGCTGCTGGTAAATACGCAGGATGCGGAGGAGAAAGCAGGGAAAGTTCTCTACTGGGCTACCCAGGCCAGGGAGCCTGCGCGCTGGTATCAACATACAGAAATTGGGTATAATTATCGTATGAGCAATATCGTAGCCGGAATCGGCAGAGGACAGTTAAAAGTACTGGATCAGCGTGTGGAAAAGAAACGCTATATTTATGAATATTATCGAAAACATCTGGGAGATTTGTCAGGAATTCATTTTATGCCAATGATGGAAGATACCAGAAGTAACTGCTGGCTTACATCTGTTCAGTTAGATGCGGATTGCAAAGTAAGGCCATTGGATATTATGCTTGCTTTGGAAGAAGACGATGTGGAGAGCCGGCCAATCTGGAAGCCCATGCATTTGCAGCCGGTGTTTACAGATTGTGATTTTGTTTCTACAGTGGAAGGACTGCACATAGTGGATGGAGAGACAGGAGCGGATAACAGTATCAGCGGGCAGATTTTTGAATATGGAGTTTGTATGCCCAGTGACAGCAAAATGACGGATGATGATTTGGAGCGAGTATGTAATGCGGTGAGGAAGCTGTGGGAATAGAATGAAAAAGATTCTGATATTTGGGGCCGGCGGATTTGGCAGAGAGGTGCAATGGCTGATAGAACGTATCAATCAAAAAGAACCCCTCTGGCAGATAGAGGGATATCTGGATGATAACCTGGAGCCGGGAACAGAAATTAATGGATATAAAGTATTGGGGAGTATGGAGAAGCTGCGGGAATATGATGATTCTTTGTCAGTGGCATGTGCAGTTGTTTCAGCGCGGATAAGGGAAAAAATAGTTTCGGAAATAAAGCAAACTGGTAATTTTCAGTTTCCCAATCTGATTGACCCTGATGTTCGGACATCGGAATTTTTATCTATGGGGGAAGGAAATATTATCTTTGCAGGAAATATCCTTACTGTAAATATTGTGATAAAAGATTTTGTGATTTTAAATCTTGCATGTACCACAGGGTATGATGCAGTTCTGGAATCTTTTGTTACAGTGCATTCCGGAGTGAACATTGCCGAATGTGTCCGGATACAAAAAGGTGTGGAGCTGGGGACAGGAAGCAAAGTTATTCAGGGAAAAACTATTGGAGAATATACGTTTGTAGGGGCGGCTTCGTTGGTAAATCACGATTTACCGTCAGAATGCATGGCTACGGGATTGCCGGCGAAACCAGTAAAATTTTACGGAAAAGGGTATAATAAACTTCTTATAACAGGAGCAAGCGGGCATGGAAAGGTCATTTTTGAACTCGCCGGAAAAACAGGACTTTATGATGAAATTTATTTTCTGGATGATGATGAAATATTATTGAAAACAGAAGAAACAGTAGTCGGAAGTGTTGATTTTGCAATAAATCACAGGGGAGAATTTGATGTAATTATTGCTGTAGGAAATGCATTCATCAGAAGGCAGATTCAGGAGAAGTATGAAAGAGCAGGGGTAAACCTTGTAACACTGATTCATCCGGAGGGAATATTATCAGATGAAACAGTCAGAATCGGAAAAGGGACTGTGATAATGGCCGGAGCTGTTATTCAAACGGGTGTTGCAATCGGTGACGGTGTTATTGTGAATACGTCAGCGTCCATAGATCATGAATGTGAAATTGGTGATTTTTCTCATATATCAGTGGGAAGCCATCTGGCGGGCAATGTGAAAGTTGGGAATAATACATGGATTGGAGCAGGGGCAGTTATCAGTAATAATGTATGTATTTGCGATGATGTGACAGTAGGGGCAGGAGCAGTGGTGGTAAAGGATATTACAGAAAGCGGTACATATGTGGGGATACCTGCAAAGAAAATAACAAAATAGAACAGTGTGGAAAAGAGAGATGTATAGAAAAATTTGGAAACGTTGGATAGATTTTGTATTGTCTTTTCTTGCAATCGTAGTTTTGAGTCCGGTTTTTTTGATTGTAAGTATTTTAGTAAGGAAACAATTAGGCAGACCGGTTATTTTTAAACAAAAGCGACCGGGAAAAAATGAAAAAATATTTGAAATGTACAAATTCCGGACAATGACAGATTCCAGAGATTCAAAAGGAAATTTATTACCGGATGAAAAACGACTGACTTCCTTTGGAAAAAAGTTGAGGAGTACAAGCCTGGATGAATTGCCGGAGCTGTTTAATATATTAAAAGGTGATATGAGTATAGTTGGGCCGCGGCCTTTGCTGGTAAAATATCTTCCGCTCTATAATAAGAGACAGAAAAAGCGCCATAAAGTTCGTCCGGGCTTTACCGGGCTTGCACAGATAAACGGACGAAATGCCATAAGCTGGGAAGAAAAATTTGAATGGGATGTCAGGTATGTAGAAAATATAACTTTTATGGGCGATTTGAAAATTATATTGAAAACGGTAAAGACAGTATTGAACCATGAAGGAATTAACAGTGAAACGTCTGCTACCATGGAAGAATTCCGAGGAGAAAAAGCGTTATGAAGAAAATGCTGATGGTGGCTTCCGTACCATCTATGATAGGGCAATTTAATATGGATAATATTTCTGTTCTTCAGAAATTGGGGTATAAGGTATATGTTGCATGTGATTTTAAAGACAGAAGTGTCTGGGACGAAGAAAGAACCAGTAAATTTAAAGGTGAGCTGTGCAAAAAAGGTATCCGATATGATCAGATAGATTTTTCCAGAAGTCCATTTAATATTAAAAAAAATATTGCTGCTTATAAACAAATGTATAGTCTGGTCAGAAAAGAAAGATTTGCTCTGGTACATTGCCATACTCCGGTTGCTTCTGCTATTGCCAGAGTGGTGGCCCACAAACTACATGTAAAGATTATTTACACCGCTCATGGATTCCATTTTTATCATGGTGCTCCATGGAAAAACTGGGCATTTTTTTATCCGGTAGAAAAGATTCTTTCTCAATGGACGGATGTTCTGATTACAATTAACAAAGAAGATTATCGGAGGGCAAAAAAAGATTTTTATGCGAAAAAAGTGGTTTATGTCCCTGGAGTTGGAGTAGATACCGATAAGTTTCATTCGTTTTTGATTAATGCTGCTGAAAAGCGAGCAGAACTTGGAATTACCGACACAGATATTATGCTTTTGTCTGTTGGAGAACTTAGCCAGCGTAAGAACCATGAAGTTGTGATCAGGGCAATAAGGAAAGTGAATAATCCCAGTATAAAATATTTTATTTGTGGAAAAGGAGAATCAGATGCTTATCTGACCAGTCTTATAAAGGAATCTGGTCTTAAGTCGCAGGTAAAGCTGCTTGGTTACAGGACGGATATATCCGAACTTTGTCAGGCAGCCGACCTGTTTGTGTTCCCATCGCACCAGGAAGGATTGCCGGTTGCACTTATGGAAGCAATTGCCTGTCAGACGCCGGTGTTATGCTCAAATATACGAGGTAATACAGACCTGGTGAAAGATAAGATGTGTTTGTTTGATGAAAATAATCTGGAAGATCTTGTGCAGCATTTGGAGGAGATTATCAGAGGAGGACAACCTCGTATAACAATGAAAGAATCCGTGATGCGGAATTATGATCATCTTAAATCGTTTGATTTGAAAAGTATTTCTGATAAAATGACTGCCTTATACGAGTGGGGGGGGGGTAAAACGCCTGATAATGCAGCAGGAATTAAGAAAAGAACTGGATATTAGTCTGGATACAGTATTATTATTGTCAGTCGGAGAGTTAAATGAAAATAAAAATCACAGTGTGGTCATAAAAGCATTGGCTGAACTGAAAGATAGTAAAATTCATTACTGTATTGCCGGAATAGGAGAATTGGCGGATGATTTGAGAATTCTTGCAAAAAATATGGGTGTTGAAGAACAGGTACATTTGCTCGGATACAGAAATGACATACCGGAGCTCCTTCAAAAAGTGGATGTTTACCTTCTGCCTTCTTTCAGAGAGGGATTAAATGTTTCACTAATGGAAGCTATGGCGTCTGGATTACCCTGCATATGCAGTGATATCAGAGGAAACAGTGATTTGATAATAGAAGGACAGGGAGGTTTTCTGACAAAAAAAGATGATGCAGCAGTTTATGAGGATGCTGTGAAAAAAAATCTTGCTGACAGGGAATTATATAAAAGAATGTCTGTATATAACAGGAACAGAATTATGAAATTTAATAAAGCTGTTATCGCTTCAAAAATGAGGCAGATATATAAAATGTACAGCGATTGATTTTGTAAAAAGTATTGGAAAGGTTCTATGAATTATGGTTAATATTGTTTTGCTTCATGAAGGGGAAATGCCAACATTAGAGGAAACGTATAGAAGTTTTCAGTATCTTGTTAAAAACTATAAAGTAACAATAACAAAAGTTAATTCTGTGAAATTTACAAAAGGTAAAATGGAATCAGCGGATGTGATTATTTGTGTACGCGGTCATAGTCCTGTTACTTATGCATGTCTGAAAAAGGCGTTGGAATATGGGAAAAAAATTTTGTTTTTACTGGACGACGACCTGAAAGATATGCCGAAAGGTTCTTTTTGGTATCCGGAGAGAAAAAAATGGTTATTGCGCTGTCTTGGTTTATGTGATGGGCTGATGACTTCAAATCAGCTGATTGCAGATGAGTATAAACAGTTTTTAAAAGGAAATCAGATTGTGATCATTAATACTGCTGTTGCTCCGGAGACAATAGAAAAACCAAAAGAAGTAAATGAAGTGGTAAAAATTGTGGTAGCGGCCTCTGAGTGGCATGTAGATAATTTTGAACGTTTTGTAAAACCTGCTTTTCTGAAACTGGAGGAAAAGTATGGGAATTATCTGGAATTTTATTTTGTGGGTTTACATCCGGCCATGAAGGAAATCCGAAACAGGCAGCTGATTCATTATATACCTTCTATGGGAATGGATGACTATGTAGATTACATGAGAAATCATAAGTTTGATATTGGAATAGCAGTACTGGTGCCGAATCATTTTAGTGAGAGAAAATATTTTAACAAGTTTATTGAATATACAAGATATGGAATTTGCGGTATTTATTCAAAATGTATGCCCTTTGAGCTGGTGGTTGAGGATGGAGTAAATGGCTTTTTCGCTGAAAATACACCAAAGAGCTGGTATAAAGCAATTCGCAGAGCAATTGATAATCAGGATATTCGAGTAAAGTGTATTGAGAATGCACAGGAATATTTGAAATCGAAACATAATGAGGAGTATCTTTTTGGAAAAATGATAAAAGACTGCCCGGAACTGATACATTTTAAGGCCCCGAATTGCGAAATGAAAGGAATCGAAGAGTATTTGTCCGCATGGAAGGTGAGACATCTTATGTTTCGAATTTGCGAAAGTGTTTATCTGACGTTCAGTTCGCTGTCCCATTTTGGAATAAAGACAACTATAGAAAAGGTTAAAAGGAAATTTAAAAGTTAGTGTAAGAGATATGCATGTTATGTGATAAATAGTTTATGTCATAGAGTAACATTATAGAAAAGGGAGGTATTTATGGAACCAGCATTAAAAAGACAGGAGAGAGAAAAAGTAGCTGATAGAAATAGTATCAGAACTATCCTGAAAATGCTTTCATGGAAAAATATTGTCTGGCTGATATTGTTTTCTTTGCTTTTGAGTACGTGCCTTTTTTCTTATGTCAATATTTTTGTTTCCAAATTGCTGCCAAAAGAGGAGATTGTGATTACAGTCAGTGAGCCAGGCAGTGTTTCCAATGGAAGTGAAGTATGGATTTATATGATTGACAATAAGGAA is from Lachnospiraceae bacterium JLR.KK002 and encodes:
- a CDS encoding aminotransferase class I/II-fold pyridoxal phosphate-dependent enzyme codes for the protein MKQHIFLSSPHMSEEGYEQEFIKEAFDTNWIAPLGRNVTEFEKEMTAKLGAGKAVALSAGTAAIHMALKAIGVSQGDIVFCQSLTFSATANPIVYEKATPVFIDSDKETWNMDPKALELAFEKYEKQGQRPKAVLVVHLYGICAHIEEIVEICQRYQVPLIEDAAESLGTTYHGKYTGTFGDYGIISFNGNKIITSSGGGMLLVNTQDAEEKAGKVLYWATQAREPARWYQHTEIGYNYRMSNIVAGIGRGQLKVLDQRVEKKRYIYEYYRKHLGDLSGIHFMPMMEDTRSNCWLTSVQLDADCKVRPLDIMLALEEDDVESRPIWKPMHLQPVFTDCDFVSTVEGLHIVDGETGADNSISGQIFEYGVCMPSDSKMTDDDLERVCNAVRKLWE
- a CDS encoding NeuD/PglB/VioB family sugar acetyltransferase; this translates as MKKILIFGAGGFGREVQWLIERINQKEPLWQIEGYLDDNLEPGTEINGYKVLGSMEKLREYDDSLSVACAVVSARIREKIVSEIKQTGNFQFPNLIDPDVRTSEFLSMGEGNIIFAGNILTVNIVIKDFVILNLACTTGYDAVLESFVTVHSGVNIAECVRIQKGVELGTGSKVIQGKTIGEYTFVGAASLVNHDLPSECMATGLPAKPVKFYGKGYNKLLITGASGHGKVIFELAGKTGLYDEIYFLDDDEILLKTEETVVGSVDFAINHRGEFDVIIAVGNAFIRRQIQEKYERAGVNLVTLIHPEGILSDETVRIGKGTVIMAGAVIQTGVAIGDGVIVNTSASIDHECEIGDFSHISVGSHLAGNVKVGNNTWIGAGAVISNNVCICDDVTVGAGAVVVKDITESGTYVGIPAKKITK
- a CDS encoding sugar transferase, with protein sequence MYRKIWKRWIDFVLSFLAIVVLSPVFLIVSILVRKQLGRPVIFKQKRPGKNEKIFEMYKFRTMTDSRDSKGNLLPDEKRLTSFGKKLRSTSLDELPELFNILKGDMSIVGPRPLLVKYLPLYNKRQKKRHKVRPGFTGLAQINGRNAISWEEKFEWDVRYVENITFMGDLKIILKTVKTVLNHEGINSETSATMEEFRGEKAL
- a CDS encoding glycosyltransferase family 4 protein; this encodes MKKMLMVASVPSMIGQFNMDNISVLQKLGYKVYVACDFKDRSVWDEERTSKFKGELCKKGIRYDQIDFSRSPFNIKKNIAAYKQMYSLVRKERFALVHCHTPVASAIARVVAHKLHVKIIYTAHGFHFYHGAPWKNWAFFYPVEKILSQWTDVLITINKEDYRRAKKDFYAKKVVYVPGVGVDTDKFHSFLINAAEKRAELGITDTDIMLLSVGELSQRKNHEVVIRAIRKVNNPSIKYFICGKGESDAYLTSLIKESGLKSQVKLLGYRTDISELCQAADLFVFPSHQEGLPVALMEAIACQTPVLCSNIRGNTDLVKDKMCLFDENNLEDLVQHLEEIIRGGQPRITMKESVMRNYDHLKSFDLKSISDKMTALYEWGGGKTPDNAAGIKKRTGY
- a CDS encoding glycosyltransferase encodes the protein MQQELRKELDISLDTVLLLSVGELNENKNHSVVIKALAELKDSKIHYCIAGIGELADDLRILAKNMGVEEQVHLLGYRNDIPELLQKVDVYLLPSFREGLNVSLMEAMASGLPCICSDIRGNSDLIIEGQGGFLTKKDDAAVYEDAVKKNLADRELYKRMSVYNRNRIMKFNKAVIASKMRQIYKMYSD